The Dyadobacter sp. 676 DNA window CTGGTTCCCCGTCGGCTCCACGGCCAGAATGCCGCTCGACGAACCGAAGAGTGAAATGCTTCCGTTGGTCGCATTGCCATGAATGCCCTTTGTCCGGATGGTCGAAGCGAAAAGCGTTTTACCGGTTCCGTCGATGATTTTTACGCGTTCCGGCAGCGTTCCGGCTACTGAGCCGTCTTTTTCGGTAATCGCATAAGTACCATTGTCGAACTTCGTCATAGCGCCGTGATGCGCTACGTTGCCTGCATGGATATGCGTCATTTTCTTACCTGCGGTGTGAAAGTCAGCTTCCCGGGCAATGCTTAGCGTACCGTCGCCATCGTTAAAAGTAATGATCTCGTCGCCCTTGCTTTTGAAATGTGTCGGCTTGTTCCCATCGCCCGTCAGGGCCGCGAATTTAGGGGTACCTTTCACGTCCACGTGATCGCCATGCCCTTCGAATCCGGTATCGAACAGCTGCACAAAATTGTTGGCGCCGTTCACGATTGCGCCGAAGCGCCCGCCTTGCGTACCGTACAGCGCCGATTTCGCAAACTGTGCTTCAAACTTCTCTACCGAAAGTTTCACGGGGTCCACCAGGGAAAGTTCTTTCGAGGTTTCGTCGTTTACGAGCACACGAACGAATTTGTATTCGGTTTCCTCTACCGGCGTTACGCCGTCCTTCTCCTTGTCGTCATCGCAAGCCACGAGCGAAACGCCTGCCGCTGCCCAAAACAGTACTTTGAATAAATGCTTTTTCATAAAAAAATCTTTAAATGCAACAATGATGCAAATGTAGTTTCAGAAGAACCACAAATGCAACAGCGTTGCATATAAAGATTAAAAAAGCGTTAAAATACCGTTTGGTCAGGCCATTGCCTCGCGTAGCAAGTTCCTGCTTTCTTTCTTGACAAACGTGATAGGCACAAACTCGTCGTTCGGTGCGCCGATGTAATAGACCGTCCATTCCGGATCGTGGTGCGCCAGCATTTCGCTGATACAATCGGCGCGGTGCGCAACCGGATTGGCACAATCTTCCCAGTAGAATAGCTCGACCCGATAGAACAGGTTCTGCTTGATTCCGTTGATCGTTACCTCAACTTTGATCTCCTGCTTACCTTGAAGCGGCGGGATGGGAATGGCAATGTGGCTCATGGGGATTATCTGGTTAAAATTTAATGCATAGGAAGATAAAACGGTTAGTCTGTTTTAAGGGACTTCACAGGGTTCGTGAGCGCGGCTTTGATGCTTTGAAAACTGACCGTCAGTAAAGTGACGGCGATGGTCATAACGCCCGCCAGGCCGAAGATCCACCAGGCTATACTGGTTTTGAAGGCGAAGTTTTCCAGCCATTTGTCCATCGCGTACCAGGCCAGCGGACTGGCTATGGCGAGGGAAATGCCGACGAGCACCACAAAATCCCTCGACAACAATTGCACAATGCTCCTCACCGATGCGCCCAAAACTTTCCGGATACCGATTTCCTTGGTACGTTGCTGCGTCACAATCGAGACGAGGCCGTACAAACCGAGGCAGGAAATCAGCACCGCCAGACCGGCAAAATAGGTAATTAGTTTGCTGAGACGCTGCTCACCCGCGTAAGCGTCCGCGATGCTTTGATCGAGGAACTGGTAGTCGAACCCTTTTTCAGGAAAATATTTGTCCCACTCCCGCCCGATAAACGCCAGCGTCTTATCCATTCCGGCGGGAAAGAGTTTAACCGAAACCTGGGTAAAAAGCGGCTGCTCGATATGAAACACCATCCCTTCTATCGGATTTTGCAGCGATTGGCCATGAAAATCCTTTAAAACGCCTACGATCCGCCCATGCTTTCCTTCCAGGTTGATCGTTTTGTTCAATGCGTCCTGGTTCGATTTCCAGCCGAGCATCTTCACACCCGTTTCATTAATCAGGAAACCTGCCGATTTGTCGGTCGAATACCGCTCCGACAAATCCCTGCCCGCAGCGAGTTTCAATCCGTAAGTCTCCGTAAAATTAAAATCGATGCCTATGGTGCCTATAAAGAGGTTCGCATCCGGCGTTTTGCCTTCGGGGACCACATTCCGGCGCACCGCTCCCGTTCCCATCCGTTGCGTCGCAAACGTGACGTCCTCCACGCCGGGATAGTGCATCAGCGCCTCCCGGAACGTTTTCAGGCGCAGGTATGCGCTGTCGTTCCGTGTTGCGAATACGTTCGTAATCTTTTCGTTCCGGATGTCGGCCGTTACAATGTAGTCCTTATTGAAACCCATCGGCTGATCCATCAGATACCGGAGTTGCCGGAAAGCGACCATTGCCCCGATGATCAGCATAATGGAAGCGATGAACTGGAAGCCCAGCAAAACCTGCCTTACCGCCCCGCCTTTCGCTTTGCCACTGATAAAACTGCCTTTCAATGTTGCAATCGGCTGAAAGCGGGACACGAAGAATGCCGGGTAACTACCGGAGATCAATCCGGCGACGACGGCGACCGCTACGAACACCGCCAGCAAACCGGGATGGGCCAGCAAATATTCCCAGGTCAGGTTTTTGTTTGTCAGCGCATTCAGCACCGGGAAAAGCAATGTGATCAGGATCACCGCGAAAACGAGCGCGACCCCGCTCAAGAGCAACGATTCTCCCATAAACTGGACCACGATCTGGCCCTTTTCGCTTCCCAGGGTTTTACGGATGCCCACCTCGCGTGCGCGTTGCAGCGAGCGCGCGGTGGAAAGGTTGATAAAATTAATGCAGGCGATCAGCAGGGTCATTATGCCGATGCCCAGGAATACATACACATAGGTTATGCTGCCGGTAGGCTCGGGGTTGCCTTCCACTTCGGAATTCAGGTGAATATCGTCCAATGGTTGCAACCGGTACTCGATATCCTTCGCAATCTGCGGATCGGCATGCGTTGCGAGGAACTTTGGTAAACGTGCATTGACGGCCCCGGCTGTTTTTCCAGGCCTCAGTAAAACATAGGTCGCCGAATGCGTAATCACCCAGTTTTGGGGGAGGTTGGTCCGAACCAGTTCGCTTTCAATGGCGAACATGGTCTGGTAGTCGGATAGCAGGTCGATACGGATATGCGAATTATCGGGGAACGACTTTACTACCCCGGTAATGGTCAACGGATGTTTGCCTTCATAGGTAACCGTTTTGCCCAGTGCTTTGGCATTGCCGAAATATTTGCGTGCAACCTCCTCGGTGACAATCAGCGAATAAGCCTGTTTCAGTGCCGTTCGTGGATCGCCTTCGACAAAATTGAAGGTGAAAATATTGATCAATGAAGAGTCGGCGAAAAAGAAATGGTCCTCGTCGAATTTCATCGGACGCGCGTTCTGCGCACTTTTCACCTCGATGGTCGCATTGCTGCGGTATACCCGCGCCGTTTTCTCGATTTCGGAG harbors:
- a CDS encoding ABC transporter permease; its protein translation is MLKNYLKIAQRNLLRHKGFSFINIFGLTVGLTCCFLIMVFVRHELSYDTFHKKYDRIYRLNYMPKFAGYSAYIGLTPAVASPLLPDYFSEIEKTARVYRSNATIEVKSAQNARPMKFDEDHFFFADSSLINIFTFNFVEGDPRTALKQAYSLIVTEEVARKYFGNAKALGKTVTYEGKHPLTITGVVKSFPDNSHIRIDLLSDYQTMFAIESELVRTNLPQNWVITHSATYVLLRPGKTAGAVNARLPKFLATHADPQIAKDIEYRLQPLDDIHLNSEVEGNPEPTGSITYVYVFLGIGIMTLLIACINFINLSTARSLQRAREVGIRKTLGSEKGQIVVQFMGESLLLSGVALVFAVILITLLFPVLNALTNKNLTWEYLLAHPGLLAVFVAVAVVAGLISGSYPAFFVSRFQPIATLKGSFISGKAKGGAVRQVLLGFQFIASIMLIIGAMVAFRQLRYLMDQPMGFNKDYIVTADIRNEKITNVFATRNDSAYLRLKTFREALMHYPGVEDVTFATQRMGTGAVRRNVVPEGKTPDANLFIGTIGIDFNFTETYGLKLAAGRDLSERYSTDKSAGFLINETGVKMLGWKSNQDALNKTINLEGKHGRIVGVLKDFHGQSLQNPIEGMVFHIEQPLFTQVSVKLFPAGMDKTLAFIGREWDKYFPEKGFDYQFLDQSIADAYAGEQRLSKLITYFAGLAVLISCLGLYGLVSIVTQQRTKEIGIRKVLGASVRSIVQLLSRDFVVLVGISLAIASPLAWYAMDKWLENFAFKTSIAWWIFGLAGVMTIAVTLLTVSFQSIKAALTNPVKSLKTD